Proteins co-encoded in one Kribbella qitaiheensis genomic window:
- a CDS encoding RNA-binding protein, whose product METEALEHLVRGIVDNPDDVSVRSRNLRRGRTLEVHVHPDDIGKVIGRNGRTATAIRTVVGALSSEQSVRIDFVDEFNRRPRR is encoded by the coding sequence ATGGAGACCGAGGCGCTCGAGCACCTGGTCAGAGGCATCGTGGACAACCCTGACGACGTCAGTGTCCGGTCCCGTAACCTGCGCCGCGGTCGCACCCTCGAGGTGCACGTGCACCCCGACGACATCGGCAAGGTGATCGGCCGTAACGGCCGGACGGCGACAGCCATCCGCACCGTGGTCGGGGCGCTCAGCTCCGAGCAGTCGGTCCGGATCGACTTCGTCGACGAGTTCAACCGGCGCCCGCGCCGCTGA
- a CDS encoding carbohydrate kinase family protein: protein MGELNQLPSQDLDVVVSGLVFHDLVLGLPTAPRPGTEVWADDSAESPGGIANFAVALARLGLRTGLAAVFGDDDLGNRTWRRLETDEGIDLSLSRKVDGWPTPLTVALAYDNDRALVTRGATPPLSADQLLPAPPAAKAVAAHIGPWPNDWLAKAKAAGSIVFADVGWDPAEQWDPAVLDQLEHCDVFLPNAGEAMNYTRTATPADALHRLAERVPVVVVSDGANGALAIDARSGEEVAVPAYVVPAVDTTGAGDVFAAGFIAATLWGLSLAERVRFGALVAALSVTRLGGADAAPTWAEIDAWHHRNPSDRAIDALVRAHLGR, encoded by the coding sequence ATGGGCGAGCTGAACCAGCTGCCTTCCCAAGACTTGGACGTGGTCGTGTCCGGTCTGGTGTTCCACGACCTCGTGCTCGGCCTGCCCACTGCACCGCGGCCCGGTACCGAGGTCTGGGCCGACGACTCCGCCGAGAGCCCGGGCGGGATCGCCAACTTCGCGGTCGCGCTGGCCCGCCTCGGCCTGCGGACCGGCCTGGCCGCCGTCTTCGGAGACGACGACCTGGGCAACCGGACCTGGCGCCGACTCGAGACCGACGAGGGCATCGACCTGTCCCTCTCACGCAAGGTCGACGGCTGGCCCACCCCACTCACGGTGGCCCTTGCCTATGACAACGATCGTGCCCTCGTGACCCGAGGCGCCACTCCCCCACTCTCCGCGGACCAGCTCCTGCCGGCACCACCCGCTGCGAAGGCCGTTGCCGCGCACATCGGTCCGTGGCCGAACGACTGGCTGGCCAAGGCGAAAGCAGCCGGCAGCATCGTCTTCGCCGATGTCGGCTGGGATCCGGCCGAGCAATGGGATCCCGCAGTACTGGACCAACTCGAACACTGCGACGTGTTCCTGCCCAACGCCGGCGAAGCGATGAACTACACCCGTACTGCGACGCCCGCCGATGCGCTGCATCGCCTGGCTGAGCGGGTACCCGTGGTCGTCGTGTCGGACGGGGCCAACGGCGCACTGGCGATCGACGCCCGCTCTGGCGAAGAGGTCGCCGTACCGGCGTACGTAGTACCGGCTGTTGACACCACGGGTGCGGGGGACGTGTTCGCGGCCGGGTTCATCGCGGCCACCTTGTGGGGCCTGTCGCTGGCCGAGCGGGTGCGGTTCGGCGCGCTGGTCGCGGCTCTCTCGGTGACCCGGCTGGGCGGTGCCGACGCGGCGCCGACCTGGGCCGAGATCGACGCGTGGCACCACCGCAATCCATCAGACCGGGCAATCGACGCGCTAGTTCGCGCGCACCTAGGAAGGTAG
- a CDS encoding 6-phospho-beta-glucosidase, with product MRLTILGGGGFRVPLVYQALLSDRGEGRITSVVLYDTDRGRLASIAAVLRQQAAPYSDAPVVTETTDLDEALRGADFVFSAIRVGGLEGRTIDERVALDLGVLGQETVGAGGIAYALRTLPVAVGIAQRIAELAPEAWVINFTNPAGMVTEAMIPYLGDRVIGICDSPSGLGRRAALALGLDASTVFYDYAGLNHLGWLRGLQSDGVDRLPELLADPAALGDFEEGRLFGVEWLRSLGSIPNEYLHYYYFARETLAAVQAVEQTRGTFLLEQQSAFYAETARQPADALELWQKTRAERESTYMVESRAVADAGERDERDMSAGGYEQVALSLMRAIAHNERASLILNVRNRGTLRHLDDDAVVEIPCTVDANGARPLTVTQFTDHQAGLVCAVKAVERSTIEAALTGSRAAAVRALAWHPLIDSVTAAHQLLDGYVARLPALAPFRA from the coding sequence ATGAGGCTGACCATCCTTGGCGGCGGCGGGTTCCGGGTGCCGCTCGTCTACCAGGCGTTGCTGTCCGACCGTGGTGAGGGCCGGATCACCTCCGTCGTGCTGTACGACACGGACCGCGGTCGGCTCGCGTCGATCGCCGCCGTACTGCGGCAGCAAGCCGCTCCGTACTCCGATGCGCCGGTCGTGACCGAGACGACCGACCTCGACGAGGCCCTGCGGGGTGCCGACTTCGTGTTCTCCGCGATCCGCGTCGGTGGGCTCGAGGGGCGCACCATCGACGAGCGGGTCGCGCTCGACCTCGGCGTACTCGGGCAGGAAACGGTCGGAGCCGGCGGGATCGCTTACGCGTTGCGGACCTTGCCGGTGGCGGTCGGGATCGCACAGCGGATCGCTGAGCTCGCGCCGGAGGCTTGGGTCATCAACTTCACCAACCCTGCCGGGATGGTGACCGAGGCGATGATCCCGTACCTGGGTGACCGGGTGATCGGCATCTGTGACTCCCCGTCGGGCCTCGGACGCCGTGCTGCGTTGGCCCTCGGGTTGGACGCGTCCACTGTCTTCTATGACTACGCAGGCCTGAACCACTTGGGCTGGCTGCGTGGGCTGCAGTCCGATGGGGTGGACCGCCTTCCAGAGCTGCTGGCTGACCCGGCTGCACTCGGTGACTTCGAGGAGGGGCGGCTGTTCGGGGTCGAGTGGCTGCGGTCGCTGGGGTCGATCCCCAACGAGTACCTGCACTACTACTACTTCGCGCGGGAGACGCTGGCCGCAGTACAGGCCGTCGAGCAGACCCGGGGGACTTTCCTGCTCGAGCAGCAGTCCGCCTTCTACGCAGAGACCGCCCGGCAGCCTGCTGACGCACTGGAGCTCTGGCAGAAGACCCGTGCCGAGCGCGAGTCGACGTACATGGTCGAGAGCCGTGCGGTGGCGGATGCGGGGGAGCGGGACGAGCGGGACATGTCCGCGGGTGGCTACGAGCAGGTGGCGCTGTCGCTGATGCGGGCGATCGCCCACAACGAGCGGGCCTCACTGATTCTGAACGTGCGCAACCGCGGCACGCTGCGGCACCTGGACGACGACGCGGTGGTCGAGATCCCCTGCACGGTGGATGCGAACGGGGCGCGGCCGTTGACGGTCACGCAGTTCACCGACCATCAGGCCGGCCTGGTCTGTGCTGTGAAGGCGGTCGAACGATCGACCATCGAGGCTGCCTTGACCGGGTCGCGAGCGGCCGCAGTACGGGCCCTTGCCTGGCATCCCCTGATCGACTCGGTCACGGCGGCGCACCAACTCCTCGACGGGTACGTCGCGCGGCTTCCCGCCCTGGCCCCCTTCCGCGCCTGA
- the rimM gene encoding ribosome maturation factor RimM (Essential for efficient processing of 16S rRNA), whose translation MLVIVGRIGRAHGLKGEVGVEVRTDEPDRRFADGAKLVTTTKPPRTLTIASSRWHSGRLLVKFEESPDRTAAELLRNLELQAEIGEDERPEDPEEYYDRELVGLSVRTTDGAEAGEVVDVIHLPSQDLLEIRRPAGNAVLVPLVEELVPEINLDGKYVLVADRPGLLDPEGAEVVPTEPAEGDGSR comes from the coding sequence GTGTTGGTGATCGTCGGCCGGATCGGCCGGGCCCATGGGCTCAAGGGCGAGGTCGGCGTGGAGGTGCGCACCGACGAGCCGGACCGCCGGTTCGCCGACGGCGCAAAGCTCGTCACGACCACCAAGCCGCCCCGGACCCTCACCATCGCCTCCAGCCGGTGGCACAGCGGCAGGTTGCTGGTGAAGTTCGAGGAGTCGCCGGACCGGACCGCTGCCGAACTGCTGCGCAACCTGGAGTTGCAGGCGGAGATCGGCGAGGACGAGCGCCCGGAGGACCCCGAGGAGTACTACGACCGCGAGCTGGTCGGCCTGTCCGTGCGGACCACCGACGGCGCGGAAGCGGGCGAGGTGGTCGACGTGATCCACCTGCCGTCCCAGGACCTGCTGGAGATCCGCCGGCCCGCCGGCAACGCAGTACTGGTTCCCCTGGTCGAGGAGCTGGTGCCGGAGATCAACCTGGACGGCAAGTACGTCCTGGTCGCGGACCGGCCGGGTCTGCTCGATCCGGAGGGCGCCGAGGTCGTGCCGACCGAGCCTGCCGAGGGTGACGGCAGCCGATGA
- the rpsP gene encoding 30S ribosomal protein S16 → MAVKIRLKRIGKKRAPHYRIVVMDARAKRDGRAIEEIGKYNPKAEPSFIHVESDRAQYWLGVGAQATEAVQAIFKASGDWQKFKGLEAPAPLRVKEPKRDKLEIFNEALAEAHGTLKTEAVTAKKTTAKKAAPKADEAKKDEPKKDEPKKDEPKADEAAAAEAAPADDAPAAEAAPADEAAAAEAAPADDAKA, encoded by the coding sequence GTGGCAGTCAAGATCCGTTTGAAGCGCATCGGCAAGAAGCGTGCGCCGCACTACCGCATCGTCGTGATGGACGCCCGCGCCAAGCGTGACGGCCGCGCCATCGAGGAGATCGGTAAGTACAACCCGAAGGCCGAGCCGTCGTTCATCCACGTCGAGTCGGACCGGGCGCAGTACTGGCTGGGTGTCGGCGCGCAGGCGACCGAGGCCGTTCAGGCGATCTTCAAGGCCAGCGGCGACTGGCAGAAGTTCAAGGGCCTCGAGGCCCCCGCGCCGCTGCGGGTCAAGGAGCCGAAGCGCGACAAGCTGGAGATCTTCAACGAGGCTCTGGCCGAGGCGCACGGCACGCTGAAGACCGAGGCTGTCACGGCCAAGAAGACCACCGCCAAGAAGGCGGCTCCGAAGGCCGACGAGGCGAAGAAGGACGAGCCGAAGAAGGACGAGCCGAAGAAGGACGAGCCGAAGGCTGACGAGGCTGCGGCCGCCGAGGCTGCTCCGGCCGACGACGCTCCGGCCGCCGAGGCTGCTCCGGCCGACGAGGCTGCGGCCGCCGAGGCTGCTCCGGCCGACGACGCCAAGGCCTGA
- the trmD gene encoding tRNA (guanosine(37)-N1)-methyltransferase TrmD has protein sequence MRLDVVSIFPEYLAALDLSLVGKAAKSGLLDVRVHDLRDWAHDRHRTVDDTPAGGGAGMVMKPEPWGEALDAVAPPDGPAQPRLIVPTPAGRPFTQELAYELAAEPWLAFACGRYEGIDARVASHAAERMRVDEISIGDYVLNGGEVAVLVIVEAVARLLPGVIGNPESLAEESHSGDGLLEYPVYTKPPSWRGHDVPDILLSGNHGLIAKWRHEESVRRTAERRPDLLAAWGAAVADEDDAVDAVRILPATAADAGEIHTLQLAAYLSEAKAYDDLSIPPVQEALAGSVERVGAGGVWKAVAGTRIVGAVHVAVDGSVARIGRLMVAPDWQGRGVGTKLLRVAEQTAPAEVTQYELFTGAESEGNLRLYRKAGYREVRRESHTAKVELVLLAKRRRRR, from the coding sequence ATGAGGCTGGACGTCGTCTCGATCTTCCCGGAGTACCTGGCCGCGCTGGACCTGAGTCTGGTCGGCAAGGCGGCGAAGAGCGGCCTGCTGGACGTCCGGGTGCACGACCTGCGCGACTGGGCGCACGACCGGCACCGCACTGTGGACGACACCCCGGCAGGCGGTGGCGCCGGCATGGTGATGAAGCCCGAGCCTTGGGGCGAGGCGCTTGATGCCGTCGCTCCGCCCGACGGCCCTGCTCAGCCTCGGTTGATCGTGCCCACGCCTGCTGGGCGCCCGTTCACGCAAGAGCTGGCCTACGAGCTCGCTGCGGAGCCGTGGCTGGCCTTTGCCTGCGGGCGGTACGAGGGGATCGACGCGCGAGTCGCCTCGCATGCGGCCGAGCGGATGCGGGTGGACGAGATCTCCATCGGCGACTATGTGCTCAACGGCGGCGAGGTCGCCGTACTGGTGATCGTCGAGGCCGTGGCGCGTCTGCTGCCTGGCGTGATCGGCAACCCGGAGTCCCTGGCCGAGGAGTCCCACTCGGGCGACGGCCTGCTGGAGTACCCGGTCTACACCAAGCCGCCGTCCTGGCGCGGCCACGACGTACCGGACATCCTGCTGTCGGGTAACCACGGTCTGATTGCCAAGTGGCGCCACGAAGAGTCCGTACGCCGTACTGCCGAGCGCCGGCCGGATCTCCTGGCCGCCTGGGGCGCCGCTGTCGCCGACGAGGACGACGCGGTCGATGCGGTGCGGATCTTGCCCGCCACTGCTGCTGACGCAGGGGAGATCCACACGCTGCAGTTGGCGGCGTACTTGTCGGAGGCAAAGGCCTACGACGACCTGAGCATCCCGCCGGTGCAAGAAGCTTTGGCGGGCAGCGTCGAGCGGGTCGGCGCCGGTGGCGTCTGGAAGGCCGTGGCCGGGACCAGGATCGTCGGAGCCGTCCATGTGGCTGTGGACGGCTCGGTGGCTCGGATCGGCCGGCTGATGGTCGCTCCCGACTGGCAGGGCCGAGGCGTGGGGACCAAGCTGTTGCGGGTGGCCGAACAGACCGCGCCCGCCGAGGTCACGCAGTACGAGCTGTTCACGGGGGCCGAGAGTGAGGGCAACCTCCGGCTGTACCGGAAGGCCGGTTACCGTGAGGTACGACGGGAGTCACACACGGCGAAGGTCGAACTGGTGCTGCTGGCCAAGCGGCGGCGCCGGCGCTGA
- a CDS encoding DeoR/GlpR family DNA-binding transcription regulator translates to MLPKQRQDQIVRALKADGAGGVKVLAAQLRVSEATIRRDLEQLHEQGRLTRVYGGALAVDGGDEPFAEVSAVHADEKDRIARRAASLISDGQSVLLDIGTTALRLAQHLHGRSLTVVTSNLAVLEELQNDEQIELIILGGFVRRSYRSLVGYLTEESLRQIHVDWLFLGTSGVRPDGRVMDSTMIEVPVKRAMITAADRVALLADATKFPGHGVAKVCDPSELSVVVTEPGADEATRAQLEEAGVQVVLA, encoded by the coding sequence GTGTTGCCAAAACAGCGGCAGGATCAGATCGTCCGCGCACTGAAGGCCGACGGGGCCGGGGGTGTGAAGGTGCTGGCCGCCCAGCTCAGGGTCAGTGAAGCGACGATCCGCCGCGATCTGGAGCAGCTCCACGAGCAAGGGCGGCTGACCCGGGTCTACGGTGGTGCGCTCGCGGTCGACGGCGGCGACGAGCCGTTCGCCGAGGTGAGCGCGGTGCACGCCGACGAGAAGGACCGGATCGCCCGCCGCGCCGCTTCCCTGATCAGTGACGGGCAGTCGGTGCTGCTGGACATCGGTACTACGGCGCTCCGGCTCGCGCAGCACCTGCACGGCCGGTCGTTGACAGTGGTGACCAGCAACCTCGCAGTACTGGAGGAGTTGCAGAACGACGAGCAGATAGAGCTGATCATCCTGGGCGGCTTCGTGCGGCGCAGCTACCGGTCACTTGTCGGCTACCTGACCGAGGAGTCGCTGCGTCAGATCCATGTCGACTGGCTGTTCCTGGGCACGAGTGGTGTCCGTCCGGACGGCCGGGTGATGGACAGCACGATGATCGAGGTGCCGGTGAAGCGAGCCATGATCACGGCGGCCGACCGGGTCGCGCTGCTGGCCGACGCGACCAAGTTCCCTGGCCACGGCGTGGCCAAGGTGTGCGATCCGTCGGAGCTCTCGGTGGTGGTGACCGAGCCCGGCGCCGACGAGGCGACCCGGGCCCAACTGGAAGAGGCGGGGGTTCAGGTGGTGCTGGCATGA
- the rplS gene encoding 50S ribosomal protein L19: protein MSNVLNELDNESKRDDIPAFRAGDTVNVHVKVIEGSRSRVQVFKGVVIRRHGGGLQETFTVRKVSFGVGVERTFPMHTPIVEKVELVSRGDVRRAKLYYLRELRGKAAKIKEKRDNLPAS, encoded by the coding sequence ATGAGCAACGTCCTGAATGAGCTCGACAACGAGAGCAAGCGCGACGACATCCCGGCCTTCCGCGCTGGTGACACCGTGAACGTGCACGTGAAGGTCATCGAAGGCAGCCGGTCCCGCGTCCAGGTGTTCAAGGGTGTCGTGATCCGCCGCCACGGTGGTGGCCTGCAGGAGACCTTCACGGTCCGCAAGGTCAGCTTCGGCGTCGGCGTCGAGCGCACCTTCCCGATGCACACCCCGATCGTCGAGAAGGTCGAGCTCGTCAGCCGCGGCGACGTGCGTCGCGCCAAGCTGTACTACCTGCGTGAGCTGCGCGGCAAGGCAGCCAAGATCAAGGAGAAGCGGGACAACCTCCCGGCCTCCTGA